From the Clostridium putrefaciens genome, one window contains:
- a CDS encoding transposase → MRGRSYTKELKESIINEVKEVGNVSLVSRKHGISKSTRSLALENFLGR, encoded by the coding sequence ATGAGAGGTAGAAGTTATACAAAAGAATTGAAAGAATCAATAATAAATGAGGTAAAGGAAGTTGGGAATGTTTCATTAGTTTCAAGAAAACATGGTATTTCAAAATCAACCAGAAGTTTAGCACTTGAAAATTTTTTAGGGCGATAG
- a CDS encoding FprA family A-type flavoprotein, with the protein MHCVRKIVEDLYWVGGNDSRLALFENIHPIPRGVSYNSYLLLDEKTVLFDTVDWSICRQFLENIHEVLGDRTLDYLVVNHVEPDHAAGIEELILRYPDMKIICSNKAYLFMGQFGFNVDGRVIEVKDKDAMSFGKHNLIFMSAPMVHWPEVMVTFDTTNGVLFSADAFGAFGSLDGKLFKDEINFDSNWIDDTRRYYTNIVGKYGPHVQALLKKASSLDIKIICPLHGPVWRDDLEYLLDKYNKWSIYEPEEKGVMIVYGTMYGNTESAAYNLATRLVEKGMTNVVMYDVSKTHVSYLISDTFKYSNLVLASVTYNLNIYPPMLDYIMDMKALNLQKRKVAIIENGSWAPKSGKLMREHLDGMKEMTILDNEVSINSTMKEHDIDSMNDLADSIIQSIK; encoded by the coding sequence ATGCATTGTGTTAGAAAAATAGTAGAGGATCTTTATTGGGTTGGTGGCAATGATAGCCGACTAGCTCTTTTTGAAAATATTCATCCCATCCCACGAGGAGTATCTTATAACTCATATTTACTTTTAGATGAGAAAACCGTACTCTTTGATACAGTGGATTGGTCAATTTGTAGGCAGTTTCTTGAAAATATTCATGAAGTTTTAGGAGATAGGACTTTAGATTACTTGGTAGTAAACCATGTAGAGCCAGATCATGCGGCAGGTATTGAAGAGCTTATTCTTCGTTATCCCGATATGAAGATTATATGTAGTAACAAAGCTTATTTATTTATGGGGCAGTTTGGATTTAATGTAGATGGTAGGGTAATAGAAGTTAAAGATAAGGATGCTATGTCCTTTGGAAAGCATAATCTTATATTTATGTCTGCTCCAATGGTACATTGGCCAGAAGTTATGGTAACATTTGATACTACCAACGGTGTTCTATTTTCAGCTGATGCATTTGGAGCTTTCGGTTCCTTAGATGGCAAGTTGTTTAAAGATGAAATTAATTTTGACTCTAATTGGATTGATGATACTAGACGATATTATACAAATATTGTAGGTAAATATGGGCCACATGTTCAAGCCTTATTAAAGAAGGCTAGTAGTCTTGACATTAAGATTATATGCCCATTACATGGTCCTGTGTGGCGTGACGATTTAGAATATTTGCTTGATAAATATAACAAATGGAGCATTTATGAACCAGAGGAAAAAGGTGTAATGATAGTTTATGGAACAATGTATGGTAATACAGAATCTGCAGCTTATAACTTAGCAACAAGGCTTGTAGAAAAAGGAATGACTAATGTTGTTATGTATGATGTTTCAAAAACTCATGTTTCATATTTGATTTCTGATACATTCAAATATAGCAACTTGGTTCTTGCATCTGTAACCTATAACTTAAATATTTATCCACCAATGCTAGATTATATAATGGATATGAAGGCATTAAATCTTCAAAAACGTAAAGTAGCAATCATAGAAAATGGCTCATGGGCACCTAAATCTGGAAAGCTTATGCGTGAACATTTAGATGGGATGAAAGAAATGACTATTTTAGATAATGAGGTGTCAATTAATTCCACAATGAAAGAACATGACATAGATTCAATGAATGATCTTGCAGATAGTATTATACAGTCAATAAAGTAA
- a CDS encoding tellurite resistance TerB C-terminal domain-containing protein, whose product MDKVKDSKKELNETVDIIKEYIGDEEEDPKIDVVEEIIERKDDDKLEFKYAEFLKLVLDKGFINVEEGKKIAMDNGTLLNAFISDVNQKLYEYIQDQTIIIEGNYIKIDDFYVDMVKELVINEE is encoded by the coding sequence ATGGATAAAGTAAAAGATTCAAAGAAAGAACTTAATGAAACAGTAGATATAATTAAGGAATATATAGGAGATGAAGAAGAGGATCCCAAAATAGATGTTGTAGAAGAAATTATAGAAAGAAAAGATGACGATAAATTGGAATTTAAATATGCAGAGTTTTTGAAACTAGTATTAGATAAAGGTTTTATAAATGTAGAAGAGGGTAAAAAGATAGCTATGGATAATGGTACCTTACTAAATGCTTTTATAAGTGATGTAAATCAAAAGCTTTATGAATATATTCAGGATCAGACGATTATAATTGAAGGTAATTATATAAAGATAGATGATTTTTATGTAGATATGGTAAAGGAGTTGGTAATTAATGAAGAATAG
- a CDS encoding protein adenylyltransferase SelO family protein produces MENKIYDLLEKMYADFNERFIGLEKTTSEIKSQVNNNSLILEKIQTDIKTLAEVQSSFSEQLDRAKDKDGKTLGERLDVIELAITNTSKSINDVIDAIDVIKDTTGSHEMDIKILKRIRANHSL; encoded by the coding sequence ATGGAAAATAAAATTTATGATTTACTTGAAAAAATGTACGCAGACTTTAATGAGCGTTTTATAGGCTTAGAAAAAACTACTTCTGAAATAAAATCTCAAGTAAATAATAACTCCTTAATACTTGAAAAAATCCAAACTGATATTAAAACTCTTGCAGAAGTTCAATCATCTTTTTCAGAACAACTTGACAGAGCTAAAGATAAAGATGGTAAAACTCTAGGTGAAAGACTAGATGTTATTGAACTTGCTATCACTAATACTTCAAAATCTATAAATGATGTTATAGATGCTATTGATGTTATTAAAGACACTACTGGATCTCATGAAATGGATATTAAAATTCTTAAAAGAATTAGAGCTAACCATTCTTTGTAA
- a CDS encoding TM2 domain-containing protein yields the protein MKCNRRTSYFISTMEFKEIDKKPFIAGVLSIVLGMFGVHRFYLKRKLTGIIFFMISIGSLEFGAGNLAVILMFISIIEGMVYIFSGLVLLKEKITNIKTKKDISIEELESVSYGEKDRIKIKDEKVKTSEKEDADELEIIEISKIEPSKIIKENESGNIFKGNWIKKLNIYYDRSIMKVYQVKEETLNLYENLCNFIDKELKSDSSSLNKEARRIEIDNGYYNNIFYTIYCISEGHVTKTYSGNYSYHNQESSYRMLEEHLGNKLKDKVFNKAKELEENISFPNSETLKYFNLTKTGLPIEWWDKDGSLRLEREFNKDELNILRVTPLRSTKVWELYKVKKEIIELYLKIWKTILNSFKKDLEWKDNNKDILEKIRNGGYEYFSDYENGNILASLIKVSENEIREVMPNTQILNLSKEKNNINKYLPSELVEDINNKTIEYKKNMTDENLKEILKDMLENDSSDWRLKVEEVLIEDDHKRIDKLIDYREDENFIRMAKEIIEKTKDEKLLLLCLYGIGKEENLNQKNIKLLEYIIHSSNISVYKSIVQFKEVLSLELLDRLLELKKPIRKKI from the coding sequence ATGAAATGTAACAGAAGAACAAGTTATTTTATAAGCACAATGGAATTTAAGGAAATTGATAAAAAACCTTTTATAGCAGGAGTATTATCAATTGTTTTAGGAATGTTTGGAGTGCATAGATTTTATTTGAAAAGAAAACTGACAGGAATTATTTTTTTCATGATATCCATAGGTTCTCTAGAATTTGGTGCAGGTAACCTAGCAGTTATTTTAATGTTTATATCTATTATAGAGGGAATGGTTTATATATTTAGCGGTTTAGTTTTATTGAAAGAGAAAATTACAAATATTAAAACTAAAAAGGATATAAGCATAGAAGAATTGGAAAGTGTAAGTTATGGGGAAAAGGATAGGATAAAGATAAAAGATGAAAAAGTTAAAACAAGTGAAAAAGAAGATGCAGATGAACTAGAAATAATTGAAATATCTAAAATAGAGCCTAGTAAGATAATTAAGGAAAATGAATCTGGTAATATATTTAAAGGCAATTGGATTAAAAAACTAAATATATATTACGACAGAAGTATAATGAAAGTATATCAAGTAAAGGAAGAAACTCTAAATCTATATGAAAACCTGTGCAACTTTATAGATAAGGAATTGAAAAGTGATAGCAGTTCTCTAAATAAGGAAGCAAGAAGAATAGAAATAGATAATGGATATTATAATAATATTTTTTATACAATTTATTGTATATCAGAAGGTCATGTAACCAAAACTTATAGTGGAAATTATAGTTATCATAATCAAGAGTCTTCTTATAGAATGTTGGAAGAACATTTAGGGAATAAACTAAAAGATAAAGTATTTAATAAGGCTAAAGAATTAGAAGAAAATATATCATTTCCAAATAGTGAAACACTTAAATATTTCAATTTAACAAAAACTGGATTACCAATAGAGTGGTGGGATAAAGATGGAAGCCTTAGGTTAGAGAGAGAATTTAACAAAGATGAGTTAAATATTCTAAGAGTAACACCTCTAAGAAGTACTAAAGTATGGGAACTATATAAAGTGAAAAAAGAAATTATAGAGTTATATTTAAAGATATGGAAGACTATATTGAATAGTTTTAAAAAAGATTTAGAATGGAAAGATAATAATAAGGATATTTTAGAAAAGATAAGAAATGGAGGATATGAGTATTTTTCAGATTATGAAAATGGAAATATCTTAGCTTCTTTAATAAAAGTCTCGGAGAATGAAATAAGAGAAGTAATGCCAAATACACAGATTTTAAATTTGAGCAAGGAAAAGAATAATATTAATAAATATTTACCAAGCGAACTTGTAGAAGATATAAATAATAAGACTATAGAATACAAGAAGAATATGACAGATGAAAATTTAAAAGAGATACTAAAGGATATGTTGGAGAATGACTCTAGTGATTGGAGACTTAAAGTAGAGGAGGTATTAATTGAGGATGATCATAAGAGAATAGATAAGTTAATTGATTATAGGGAAGATGAAAATTTTATAAGAATGGCAAAGGAAATCATTGAGAAGACAAAAGATGAAAAACTATTATTGCTATGCTTGTATGGAATAGGGAAGGAAGAAAACTTAAATCAAAAAAATATTAAATTACTTGAGTATATTATTCATTCAAGTAATATCTCAGTATATAAAAGTATAGTTCAATTTAAAGAAGTGTTGTCATTAGAGCTTTTGGATAGATTATTAGAGTTAAAAAAGCCAATTAGAAAGAAGATATAA
- a CDS encoding DEAD/DEAH box helicase, whose product MSSFNLLQREIRRYIYDEGWDALRGIQEASIKRISNTDHNLILAAPTASGKTEAAFLPTINSIKDWNSGLKIIYISPLIALINDQFKRILKLCDYIDIPVTSWHGEASRTDKNKLLKQPRGILLITPESIEAMLALRPGEAKELFKGTEWIIVDEIHGFLENNRGVQLRSLIERIKVCMEKDPRFIGMSATLNREDYKEVKNFFISDRVTDVLLDSNKNSLEATKSYYESNIKKDSKEALEEIYDYSQRESMLVFPSSRGEVERLAVGLGRLGKKRGSDTRYFAHHSSVSKDMRLTAEKFAKSSKGELFTICCTSTLELGIDIGSVDSIVQYNAPHSVASLGQRLGRSGRTTRKNILHFIATDEWSLLQGLAAISLYEDGVIDRFDPIIKPYDVFAHQIISILLENTGMPFEDVKDINKNFKCWHGIEDDEYLELLGYLIERNYIEILETEAITGIETERLLKGSDFFTHFETENNFSLYNDYKKIGEIPLSPTVQIGVNIFLSAQIWKIKDIELVSKKIYVMRAVDGNPPMFSGGGWEHNQ is encoded by the coding sequence ATGAGTAGTTTTAACTTATTACAAAGAGAAATACGTAGATATATATATGATGAAGGTTGGGATGCTTTGAGAGGTATACAAGAAGCCTCAATAAAACGTATTTCTAATACAGATCATAATTTAATATTAGCAGCGCCTACTGCTTCTGGTAAAACAGAAGCGGCGTTTTTGCCAACGATAAATTCTATAAAGGATTGGAATTCCGGCCTTAAAATTATTTATATATCTCCTTTAATAGCCCTTATAAATGATCAATTTAAGAGAATATTAAAACTGTGCGATTATATAGATATACCTGTAACAAGTTGGCATGGAGAAGCATCTAGAACGGATAAAAACAAACTATTGAAGCAACCTAGGGGAATACTTTTGATAACTCCAGAGTCTATAGAAGCCATGTTAGCTTTAAGACCAGGAGAAGCAAAAGAGTTATTTAAGGGAACAGAATGGATAATAGTAGATGAGATACACGGCTTTCTAGAAAATAATAGAGGTGTACAATTAAGATCTCTTATAGAAAGAATAAAAGTATGTATGGAAAAGGATCCTAGATTTATAGGTATGTCGGCTACTTTAAATAGAGAAGATTATAAAGAAGTAAAAAACTTTTTTATAAGTGATAGAGTGACAGATGTATTATTGGATAGTAACAAGAACTCTTTGGAAGCTACTAAAAGTTACTATGAATCAAATATAAAGAAAGACTCAAAAGAAGCATTAGAAGAAATTTATGACTATTCTCAAAGAGAATCTATGTTAGTATTTCCAAGTTCAAGAGGTGAAGTAGAAAGATTGGCTGTAGGTCTTGGTAGACTAGGAAAGAAGAGAGGTTCTGATACTAGGTATTTTGCTCATCATTCTTCTGTGAGTAAGGATATGCGATTAACAGCAGAGAAATTTGCAAAAAGTAGCAAAGGAGAATTATTCACTATATGTTGCACATCTACTTTGGAATTAGGAATAGATATAGGCTCAGTAGATAGTATAGTTCAATATAATGCTCCACATTCTGTAGCAAGTTTGGGGCAGAGACTAGGAAGAAGTGGTAGGACTACAAGAAAAAATATATTACATTTTATAGCTACAGATGAATGGTCTTTATTGCAAGGATTAGCGGCAATATCTCTTTATGAAGATGGTGTGATAGATAGATTTGATCCTATAATAAAGCCTTATGATGTTTTTGCTCATCAAATAATATCTATTCTTTTAGAAAATACAGGGATGCCCTTTGAAGATGTAAAAGATATAAATAAGAATTTTAAATGCTGGCATGGTATAGAAGATGATGAGTACTTAGAATTATTAGGATATTTGATAGAAAGAAATTATATAGAGATATTAGAAACAGAAGCTATAACAGGTATAGAAACAGAAAGACTATTAAAGGGAAGTGATTTTTTTACTCATTTTGAAACAGAAAATAATTTTTCTCTTTACAATGATTATAAAAAAATAGGAGAGATTCCTCTATCACCTACTGTACAAATAGGAGTAAATATATTTTTGTCAGCCCAGATTTGGAAGATAAAAGATATAGAATTAGTGAGTAAAAAGATATATGTAATGAGAGCTGTAGATGGTAATCCACCTATGTTTTCAGGGGGGGGGTGGGAACATAACCAATGA
- a CDS encoding ATP-binding protein — protein MKNRVNLKEADNIIKALEGGIVPRRGIQHLLVGRNEEVQEVISILDSIIEGGSDIRFWVGDFGSGKSFMLRTIQSIAVQKNFVVSTVDLTPTRRFYASDGKARALYSEIVDNIIVQTSQVGNAIDTILEEWINRIIMNVSERDNISMAELFTLDNKELIEKEILNVTSSFNSVGLSYELGEAIAKYYEGVVGDNRVLRLKALRWIRGDIDTKTEAKRELGIEKIINDDNWYDAIKNLAELFSDIGYSGFVVNFDEAVNLYKLPLARTRERNYERVLNIFNECKSNIARGLYVNFGATRKTIFDEYRGMSSYGALKGRLGTEEGIDSKLLNTNRTVLPLKPLSVEEIYTLLENLNNIHNIHYRQEISMTTEHIKMYMEEQLNRPGSDEFLTPRAVIKDYLEILDLIRQNSNESIDNIIHIKFGREPMPITKDEDDKDDEIEVL, from the coding sequence ATGAAGAATAGAGTTAACCTAAAGGAAGCAGACAATATTATAAAAGCTTTGGAAGGAGGAATAGTACCTAGGAGGGGAATTCAACATCTATTGGTAGGAAGAAATGAAGAAGTTCAAGAAGTTATTTCTATTTTGGATTCTATAATTGAAGGTGGAAGTGATATAAGATTCTGGGTAGGGGATTTTGGTAGTGGTAAGAGTTTTATGCTTAGAACTATACAGTCTATTGCTGTACAGAAGAACTTTGTTGTTTCTACAGTGGATTTAACTCCTACAAGAAGGTTTTATGCTTCTGATGGAAAGGCTAGAGCTTTGTATAGTGAGATAGTAGATAATATAATTGTGCAAACTTCCCAAGTTGGTAATGCTATAGACACGATATTAGAAGAATGGATAAATAGAATTATTATGAATGTTTCTGAAAGAGATAATATATCTATGGCTGAGTTATTTACCTTAGATAATAAAGAACTTATAGAGAAAGAGATATTAAATGTTACTAGTTCTTTTAACTCAGTTGGTCTCTCTTATGAATTAGGAGAAGCTATTGCAAAATATTATGAAGGAGTAGTAGGGGATAATAGAGTATTGAGGTTAAAGGCTTTAAGATGGATTCGAGGAGATATAGATACTAAAACTGAGGCTAAAAGAGAGTTGGGAATTGAAAAGATAATAAATGATGATAACTGGTATGATGCTATTAAAAACTTAGCAGAACTATTTTCGGATATAGGATATTCGGGTTTTGTAGTGAATTTTGATGAAGCTGTTAATTTATATAAGTTACCTCTGGCTAGAACTAGAGAAAGGAATTATGAAAGAGTGTTAAATATATTTAATGAATGTAAATCCAATATAGCAAGAGGACTATATGTGAATTTTGGAGCAACAAGAAAAACTATATTTGACGAGTATCGTGGTATGTCTAGCTATGGAGCATTAAAAGGAAGGTTAGGAACAGAAGAGGGTATAGATTCAAAATTACTAAATACGAATAGAACTGTTCTACCATTAAAACCTTTAAGCGTAGAAGAGATATATACATTACTAGAAAACTTAAACAATATACATAATATTCATTATAGACAAGAGATATCTATGACAACAGAACATATAAAGATGTATATGGAAGAGCAATTGAATAGACCTGGATCAGATGAATTTTTGACTCCGCGTGCAGTAATCAAAGATTATCTGGAAATTCTGGATTTAATAAGACAAAATTCAAATGAGAGTATTGATAATATAATTCATATAAAGTTTGGTAGAGAACCTATGCCTATAACTAAGGATGAAGATGATAAAGATGATGAAATAGAGGTTTTATAA
- a CDS encoding Fic family protein: MFREIDRKKKLLDNKRPLPAYTLKSIRENLLLEWTYNSNAIEGNTLTILETKVVLEGITVGGKTLKEHLEVINHRDAILYVEEIVKNQEPLTEWQMKNIHRLILKGIDDNYAGNYRDQQVIISGAKHTPPESFLIKEQMENLIKWYNDRIEMHPVEKAAMLHIIFVGIHPFIDGNGRTSRLLLNLELMKNGYPPIIIKAENRLKYYSALDKAHTTNNSKDFITLVIEELDKTLDIYLKYI, translated from the coding sequence ATGTTTAGAGAAATAGATAGAAAAAAGAAGTTGTTGGATAATAAAAGGCCTCTTCCAGCGTACACCTTAAAAAGCATAAGAGAAAACTTGCTTTTAGAGTGGACATACAATTCTAATGCAATTGAAGGAAATACATTAACCATATTAGAAACTAAAGTGGTTTTAGAGGGAATAACTGTAGGGGGAAAAACTTTAAAAGAGCATTTAGAAGTTATAAATCATAGAGATGCAATTTTATATGTAGAAGAAATAGTTAAGAATCAAGAGCCACTTACAGAATGGCAAATGAAAAATATTCATAGACTTATATTAAAAGGAATTGATGATAATTATGCAGGAAATTATAGAGATCAACAAGTTATAATTTCAGGGGCAAAGCATACTCCACCAGAGTCTTTTTTAATTAAAGAACAAATGGAAAATTTAATTAAATGGTATAATGATCGTATAGAAATGCATCCTGTAGAAAAGGCAGCTATGCTACATATAATTTTTGTTGGAATACATCCGTTTATTGATGGAAATGGAAGAACTTCAAGATTACTCTTGAATTTAGAACTTATGAAAAATGGTTATCCACCTATAATAATCAAAGCAGAAAATAGACTAAAATATTATAGTGCATTAGATAAGGCACATACTACGAATAATAGTAAAGATTTTATTACTTTAGTCATTGAGGAATTAGATAAAACCTTGGATATATATTTAAAATATATATAA
- a CDS encoding acyl-CoA dehydrogenase family protein yields the protein MFFKTTLEHEELRMKVRAFAEAEIKPIAFMLDQENKFPSEAIHKLADIGMMGIPYGEEYGGAGLDIISYAIAVEELSRVDGGTGVILSAHTSLGAYPVSAYGTEEQKKKYLVPMAKGEKIGAFGLTEENAGSDAGGTETTAVLEGDYYILNGEKIFITNAGEAETYIVFAITTPDIGTRGISAFIVEKDFEGFTFGKHYDKMGIRSSATAELIFNQVKVPKENLLGKEGDGFKIAMATLDGGRIGIAAQALGIAQGAYENALEYSKERIQFGKPICQQQIIAFKLADMATKLRAARLLIYSAAEMKQNHEHYSMEAAMAKQYASDVCLEIVNDALQIFGGSGYLKGMEVERAYRDAKICTIYEGTNEIQRLVISSHIIGKIPKNEDTSRSSKKVPATGYRKQVIFKEKTQKESVDALIKALKEDGYDFTIGIPLDTPISKAERVVSVGLGIGEKENMKFIEKLAVQAGAAIGSSRPVAETLKYVPLNRYVGMSGQKFKGNLYIACGISGAGQHLKGIKDASTIVAINIDSNAKIFKNADYGIVGDLMEVLPLLTAALDNGEAKKEAPPMKKMKRQVQNKVNSTLKHHVCKGCGYEYNPNVGDAEGEIIPGTLFEKIPEDWTCPDCGEEKNMFIEA from the coding sequence ATGTTTTTTAAAACTACTTTAGAACATGAAGAGCTAAGGATGAAGGTTAGAGCCTTTGCTGAAGCAGAGATCAAACCTATTGCATTTATGTTAGATCAGGAAAATAAATTTCCATCAGAAGCTATTCATAAGTTAGCTGATATTGGGATGATGGGAATTCCTTATGGTGAAGAGTACGGTGGAGCCGGACTTGATATAATCAGTTATGCAATTGCTGTTGAGGAATTGTCAAGAGTTGATGGTGGTACAGGTGTAATTCTTTCAGCTCATACATCTTTAGGTGCATACCCAGTGTCTGCTTACGGAACAGAGGAACAAAAAAAGAAGTACTTAGTTCCAATGGCAAAGGGAGAGAAGATTGGAGCCTTTGGTCTTACTGAAGAAAATGCTGGAAGTGATGCTGGGGGTACTGAAACTACTGCTGTTTTAGAAGGAGATTATTACATATTAAATGGTGAAAAAATCTTCATTACTAATGCAGGTGAGGCTGAAACTTATATTGTTTTTGCAATTACCACACCAGATATAGGCACTCGTGGTATTAGTGCGTTTATTGTAGAGAAGGACTTTGAAGGCTTTACCTTTGGCAAACATTACGACAAAATGGGTATTCGTTCTTCTGCCACTGCAGAGCTTATATTTAACCAAGTTAAGGTCCCTAAGGAAAACTTGCTAGGTAAAGAAGGAGACGGTTTTAAGATTGCTATGGCTACTTTAGATGGTGGACGTATTGGTATTGCAGCTCAAGCTCTTGGTATAGCACAAGGTGCATATGAAAATGCACTAGAGTACTCAAAAGAAAGAATTCAATTTGGTAAGCCTATTTGTCAGCAGCAAATCATCGCTTTTAAGCTAGCGGATATGGCTACAAAGCTTAGGGCAGCAAGACTTCTTATTTATAGTGCAGCAGAGATGAAACAAAATCATGAGCATTATAGTATGGAAGCAGCTATGGCAAAGCAATATGCCTCTGATGTTTGCCTTGAAATCGTTAACGATGCTCTTCAAATATTTGGGGGAAGCGGTTATTTAAAGGGTATGGAAGTTGAGAGGGCTTATAGGGATGCTAAAATTTGTACAATATACGAAGGAACTAATGAGATTCAGCGTCTAGTTATATCATCTCATATAATAGGTAAGATACCAAAAAATGAAGATACAAGTAGATCTTCTAAAAAGGTACCTGCTACGGGTTATCGTAAGCAAGTGATATTCAAGGAAAAAACTCAAAAAGAATCAGTTGACGCTCTTATTAAGGCTCTTAAGGAAGATGGTTATGACTTTACCATTGGAATACCTCTTGATACTCCTATAAGTAAGGCTGAAAGAGTAGTAAGTGTAGGCCTTGGTATAGGGGAAAAAGAAAATATGAAGTTTATAGAAAAGCTAGCAGTGCAAGCTGGCGCTGCCATAGGTTCTTCTCGTCCTGTAGCTGAGACCCTTAAATATGTACCATTAAATCGTTATGTTGGTATGTCAGGTCAAAAGTTTAAAGGGAATCTTTACATTGCTTGCGGAATTTCAGGTGCAGGCCAACATTTGAAAGGTATAAAGGATGCATCTACAATTGTAGCTATAAATATAGACTCTAATGCGAAAATTTTTAAGAATGCGGATTATGGTATTGTTGGAGACTTGATGGAGGTTCTACCATTGCTCACAGCTGCTTTAGATAATGGGGAAGCAAAAAAAGAAGCTCCACCAATGAAGAAGATGAAAAGACAGGTTCAAAACAAAGTAAATTCAACATTAAAACATCATGTTTGCAAGGGATGTGGGTATGAATACAATCCTAATGTGGGTGATGCTGAAGGTGAAATAATTCCAGGAACATTATTTGAAAAGATACCTGAAGATTGGACTTGCCCTGATTGTGGTGAAGAAAAAAATATGTTTATAGAAGCTTAA
- a CDS encoding transposase gives MNTNYLKQMLTYINKVYHIGKKINTLKDKRIKFSAKVSTISFVVLFGFILQIRSFNRLEHLLEKNKFKKLLPKKTKVPRIDTVRRSLSDFDLEGLNNMHNQIIKTAVKNRVFRTGTMDGLKVVAIDGVELFESTKKCCDKCLSRVHNGGVTHYFHRSVVCSTVGSDPNLILGQEMLEPKTDGSNKDEGETTGGKRLINRLYKEFHHFADIIVADALYCKSTWIKEVLSIGMNAVVRVKDERLHIVKDALALFKCREPNKKWVVNRKSNNYIKIKAWDEDNFEMSNSEIKVRFIKFIEEVHKKDKVEIKESWIITTYKFTSVETLWKIMHKRWDIENNAFHQLKTEWHLDHCFLHSPTGVETVLMFIVIAFNLMQLYFFRCIRGFRRKRMLQINIIEDLRDEMLLVQDLINPIFDTT, from the coding sequence ATGAACACAAATTATTTAAAACAAATGCTCACCTATATTAATAAGGTATATCATATAGGCAAAAAAATCAATACCTTAAAGGATAAAAGAATAAAATTTTCTGCAAAAGTTTCAACAATCTCCTTTGTGGTATTATTTGGGTTTATACTTCAAATAAGAAGTTTCAATAGATTAGAACACTTACTTGAAAAAAATAAATTTAAAAAGTTGCTACCTAAGAAAACTAAAGTGCCACGTATTGATACCGTTAGGCGCTCATTAAGCGACTTTGACTTAGAAGGTTTAAATAATATGCACAATCAAATAATAAAAACTGCGGTAAAAAATAGAGTCTTTAGAACTGGTACTATGGATGGTTTAAAGGTAGTAGCAATAGATGGTGTAGAATTATTTGAAAGCACCAAAAAGTGTTGTGATAAATGTCTTAGCCGAGTTCACAATGGTGGAGTTACTCATTATTTTCACAGGTCAGTAGTATGTTCAACTGTAGGCTCTGATCCGAACCTTATTTTAGGACAGGAAATGCTTGAACCTAAAACAGATGGATCAAATAAGGATGAAGGTGAAACTACCGGAGGGAAACGCCTAATCAATAGGCTATATAAAGAATTTCATCATTTTGCAGATATCATAGTCGCTGACGCTCTATATTGTAAATCCACTTGGATTAAAGAAGTGCTATCAATTGGAATGAATGCAGTAGTACGAGTTAAAGATGAAAGACTTCATATTGTCAAAGATGCATTAGCTTTATTCAAGTGCAGGGAGCCAAATAAAAAGTGGGTTGTGAATAGAAAAAGTAACAACTATATAAAAATAAAAGCCTGGGATGAAGATAATTTTGAAATGTCTAATTCAGAGATAAAAGTAAGATTTATAAAGTTTATAGAAGAAGTACATAAAAAAGATAAAGTAGAAATCAAAGAATCATGGATTATAACTACATACAAATTTACTTCAGTAGAAACTTTGTGGAAGATAATGCATAAAAGATGGGATATTGAAAATAATGCGTTTCATCAGTTAAAAACGGAGTGGCATTTAGATCATTGCTTTCTTCATAGTCCAACAGGCGTAGAAACAGTGCTTATGTTTATAGTAATAGCCTTTAACTTAATGCAATTATATTTTTTTCGGTGCATTAGAGGGTTTAGAAGAAAAAGGATGTTGCAGATAAATATAATTGAGGATTTAAGGGATGAGATGCTATTAGTACAAGATTTGATAAATCCTATCTTCGATACTACTTAA